In the genome of Cryptomeria japonica chromosome 8, Sugi_1.0, whole genome shotgun sequence, one region contains:
- the LOC131071299 gene encoding protein WUSCHEL isoform X2 — translation MNMITPQSSSGSRWNPTADQVTILKELYRSGMRTPTAEQIQQISSQLRRYGKIEGKNVFYWFQNHKARERQKRRRCNNNLLQKPAIDSDTWIPEDDDPSPQLYGTTSCRESHNSRPLYAKEVETSQGYRDGISKWVQGFGQGLQYNPIMNTTNKTGRIDENRRSILFGSSGSDLNSTGTFSKQRGFIIEEKESDSGGYEPETLQLFPLQYEGKCHDKPAQQYCNNCNNNCSSWLHEDNDYCRMKDPLDLSLSCWE, via the exons ATGAACATGATAACACCCCAATCCTCAAGTGGGTCAAGATGGAATCCAACAGCAGACCAAGTCACAATACTGAAAGAGCTATACAGATCAGGGATGAGGACTCCTACTGCTGAGCAAATACAGCAGATCTCCTCACAACTCAGGCGCTATGGAAAGATAGAAGGGAAAAATGTCTTCTACTGGTTTCAGAATCACAAAGCTAGAGAAAGACAGAAAAGAAGGCGCTGTAATAATAACCTGCTTCAAAAGCCTGCAATCGATTCAGACACCTGGATACCAGAAGATGATGATCCTTCCCCTCAAT TGTATGGAACTACATCATGCAGGGAATCTCATAACAGCAGGCCTCTCTATGCAAAGGAAGTGGAGACTTCCCAGGGTTACAGAGATGGTATAAGCAAATGGGTACAAGGATTTGGTCAAGGATTACAGTATAATCCTATTATGAACACTACCAACAAAACAGGGAGAATTGATGAGAATAGAAGAAGTATTCTGTTTGGATCAAGTGGGTCTGATTTGAATAGCACAGGAACCTTCTCAAAACAAAGAGGGTTCAtcatagaagaaaaagaaagtgaTAGTGGTGGATATGAGCCAGAGACTCTGCAACTTTTCCCTTTGCAGTATGAAGGAAAATGCCATGACAAGCCAGCCCAACAATACTGCAATAATTGCAACAATAACTGCAGTTCATGGTTGCATGAAGACAATGATTATTGTAGAATGAAGGATCCACTAGACCTCTCTCTTAGTTGTTGGGAATAG
- the LOC131071299 gene encoding protein WUSCHEL isoform X1, with amino-acid sequence MGGMERSTKKKTNMGHLGMAHHIVHQKISNENDSHHCQTSHEVEDHGNDVMNMITPQSSSGSRWNPTADQVTILKELYRSGMRTPTAEQIQQISSQLRRYGKIEGKNVFYWFQNHKARERQKRRRCNNNLLQKPAIDSDTWIPEDDDPSPQLYGTTSCRESHNSRPLYAKEVETSQGYRDGISKWVQGFGQGLQYNPIMNTTNKTGRIDENRRSILFGSSGSDLNSTGTFSKQRGFIIEEKESDSGGYEPETLQLFPLQYEGKCHDKPAQQYCNNCNNNCSSWLHEDNDYCRMKDPLDLSLSCWE; translated from the exons ATGGGAGGAATGGAAAGGTCAACAAAGAAGAAAACTAACATGGGTCATCTTGGAATGGCACATCATATAGTCCACCAGAAGATTTCCAATGAAAATGACAGTCATCATTGCCAAACTTCTCATG AGGTAGAAGATCATGGAAATGATGTCATGAACATGATAACACCCCAATCCTCAAGTGGGTCAAGATGGAATCCAACAGCAGACCAAGTCACAATACTGAAAGAGCTATACAGATCAGGGATGAGGACTCCTACTGCTGAGCAAATACAGCAGATCTCCTCACAACTCAGGCGCTATGGAAAGATAGAAGGGAAAAATGTCTTCTACTGGTTTCAGAATCACAAAGCTAGAGAAAGACAGAAAAGAAGGCGCTGTAATAATAACCTGCTTCAAAAGCCTGCAATCGATTCAGACACCTGGATACCAGAAGATGATGATCCTTCCCCTCAAT TGTATGGAACTACATCATGCAGGGAATCTCATAACAGCAGGCCTCTCTATGCAAAGGAAGTGGAGACTTCCCAGGGTTACAGAGATGGTATAAGCAAATGGGTACAAGGATTTGGTCAAGGATTACAGTATAATCCTATTATGAACACTACCAACAAAACAGGGAGAATTGATGAGAATAGAAGAAGTATTCTGTTTGGATCAAGTGGGTCTGATTTGAATAGCACAGGAACCTTCTCAAAACAAAGAGGGTTCAtcatagaagaaaaagaaagtgaTAGTGGTGGATATGAGCCAGAGACTCTGCAACTTTTCCCTTTGCAGTATGAAGGAAAATGCCATGACAAGCCAGCCCAACAATACTGCAATAATTGCAACAATAACTGCAGTTCATGGTTGCATGAAGACAATGATTATTGTAGAATGAAGGATCCACTAGACCTCTCTCTTAGTTGTTGGGAATAG